A stretch of Tripterygium wilfordii isolate XIE 37 chromosome 11, ASM1340144v1, whole genome shotgun sequence DNA encodes these proteins:
- the LOC120009344 gene encoding inactive TPR repeat-containing thioredoxin TTL3-like, which produces MAETKQYSMEHELGCGFFGGIFQRRIEWPKKKTSIYSLPSSDSSEKPEKNSFKKPPQKPHPMHNRKPSEFPPKPTISNQKTQSRRNSDAARTSTSSSSSSGQLKVLRSKELTKIVSTQTNSEGKALIRATSSNVMLLGPLGNIRQAGNRNSFLGNNSPNATIKTVDYLYKNLQQVKSQQGSSRIGGNGVMGNIVRQSSGEFRQRRLDPEVLKSLGNEKYKLGRFEEALDLYDKAIAIDSSKATYRSNRSAALIGLGRLLEAAMECKEAIRLEPSYQRAHRRLATLYLRLGEAEKSLHHYEQSGSDFDPQEIVKAQVLQKHLTNCIHAQKLKNWTTLLKETESAISSGADSAPKIYAMQAEALLRLQRHEEAYATKERGPKFPIDSCTKFFGPLSTALLLTIKAQVYMSAGRFEDAVRAAQEAARLDPREVVGVLKSAKAVSSARMSGNLLFKASKFSEACVVYSQGLEHDEQNSVLLCNRAACRSKLREFEKAVEDCTAAINLWPSYSKARLRRADCNVKLERYEAAIQDYEVVLSETLTNEDVGRALFEAQRQLKKQHGSPLRS; this is translated from the exons ATGGCAGAAACTAAGCAGTATTCGATGGAGCACGAATTGGGTTGTGGCTTTTTTGGCGGAATTTTCCAGCGGCGGATCGAGTGGCCGAAAAAGAAAACATCCATATATTCATTGCCGTCCTCAGATAGTTCTGAAAAGCCAGAGAAAAATAGTTTCAAGAAGCCTCCACAAAAACCACACCCAATGCACAACAGGAAACCTAGTGAATTTCCTCCAAAACCCACAATTTCAAATCAGAAAACTCAATCTAGAAGAAACTCTGATGCTGCAAGAACctcaacatcatcatcttccaGTTCTGGTCAGTTAAAAGTGTTGAGAAGCAAAGAACTTACCAAGATTGTGTCTACACAAACAAATAGTGAAGGCAAAGCTCTTATTCGAGCCACGTCGAGTAATGTAATGCTTTTAGGCCCATTGGGTAATATAAGGCAGGCCGGGAACCGGAACTCTTTCTTAGGAAACAACAGTCCTAACGCCACCATCAAGACTGTGGATTACCTTTACAAGAATCTTCAGCAAGTGAAATCTCAACAAGGGAGTAGTCGAATTGGTGGAAATGGTGTAATGGGGAACATTGTGAGGCAATCTAGTGGCGAGTTTCGACAGAGAAGATTGGATCCTGAGGTGTTGAAATCGTTGGGAAATGAGAAGTACAAGCTGGGTAGATTTGAAGAGGCTTTAGATTTGTATGATAAGGCAATTGCCATTGATTCAAGCAAGGCAACCTATAGAAGCAATAGAAGTGCCGCTTTGATTGGTTTAGGCCGCCTTCTGGAGGCTGCCATGGAATGCAAAGAAGCAATAAGGCTCGAGCCTTCTTATCAGCGAGCGCATCGCCGCTTGGCAACACTTTATCTCAG ACTGGGAGAAGCCGAGAAATCACTGCATCATTACGAACAATCGGGTAGCGATTTCGACCCTCAAGAGATTGTTAAAGCTCAGGTTCTTCAAAAGCACCTAACTAATTGTATTCATGCTCAGAAACTAAAAAATTGGACTACTTTGCTAAAAGAGACTGAGTCTGCAATTTCCTCCGGCGCAGATTCAGCTCCAAAG ATATATGCTATGCAAGCAGAGGCCTTGTTGAGGCTCCAGAGACATGAAGAGGCCTATGCTACCAAAGAGAGAGGACCAAAATTTCCGATTGATTCCTGTACAAAATTCTTTGGTCCTCTTAGCACTGCACTCCTATTAACAATTAAGGCACAGGTTTATATGTCTGCCGGCAG GTTTGAAGACGCGGTGAGAGCAGCTCAAGAAGCTGCTCGACTTGATCCGAGGGAGGTGGTTGGTGTCCTAAAGAGTGCTAAAGCTGTGTCATCAGCAAGAATGAGTGGTAACTTGCtcttcaaggcatcaaaattttcAGAGGCTTGTGTTGTCTATAGTCAAGGACTAGAACATGATGAACAGAACTCGGTTTTGCTATGTAACCGGGCCGCTTGTCGGTCCAAGCTCAGGGAATTCGAGAAGGCTGTGGAGGATTGCACTGCAGCAATTAATCTCTGGCCTTCCTATAGCAAGGCCAGGCTGAGGAGGGCTGATTGCAATGTTAAGTTAGAAAGATATGAAGCTGCAATTCAAGATTATGAGGTGGTGTTGAGTGAAACTCTTACAAATGAAGATGTGGGCCGAGCTTTGTTTGAGGCCCAGCGTCAGCTGAAGAAACAACACGGAAGCCCATTAAGGTCATGA
- the LOC120009348 gene encoding uncharacterized protein LOC120009348 isoform X3, whose protein sequence is MDSGNSGSLQSSSGGGGSDQEYDSRPFFNPLTHLNSISSNTQQQPPSFLLHHHPQQPTFFDPSSFHALSQSVSNPNPFLNLDAIHSQPLRSDVGSNGEDPLSSMQLRSLHDSNVRSSAPSDQNNHNHNGAPAPRKNPKKRTRASRRAPTTVLTTDTSNFRAKVQEFTGIPSPPFTATSYSRRLDLFGSVGLALRSPHFDGPAYPLRPSAQKVQQSPLLSSPSSLMPNLQTQNNILSFQSFLHHQNPPPINHESGFGAKFSQGSMMSLASVDGLGSGSCFSGGLTNNQDQGLDNNVVPTRGAHEGTVDSWNICSSD, encoded by the exons ATGGATTCTGGTAATAGTGGTAGTTTGCAATCCTCAAGCGGCGGCGGCGGTAGTGATCAAGAGTACGATTCACGGCCTTTCTTTAATCCTCTCACTCATTTAAACTCCATATCATCGAACACACAACAACAACCACCGTCCTTTTTACTGCACCACCACCCACAACAACCCACTTTCTTCGATCCTTCCTCCTTCCACGCTCTCTCTCAATCCGTCTCCAACCCGAATCCGTTTCTAAATCTTGATGCGATTCACTCTCAACCCCTAAGATCTGACGTAGGATCCAACGGCGAGGATCCGTTATCATCGATGCAGCTGCGGTCGCTCCATGATAGTAATGTAAGATCATCTGCACCGTCCGATCAAAACAATCACAATCACAACGGTGCTCCAGCTCCAAGAAAAAACCCCAAAAAGCGAACGAGAGCGTCAAGGCGAGCTCCCACAACCGTTTTGACGACGGACACCTCCAATTTTAGAGCAAAGGTCCAAGAATTCACTGGTATCCCATCGCCGCCGTTTACGGCCACGTCGTATTCTCGTCGGCTCGATCTGTTTGGCTCCGTTGGTTTGGCCTTGCGGTCCCCTCATTTTGATGGACCTGCATACCCTCTGCGTCCGTCGGCTCAAAAGGTTCAGCAATCTCCACTCTTGTCTTCTCCATCATCGTTAATGCCAAACTTGCAAACCCAGAATAATATTCTCTCTTTCCAGTCATTTCTACATCATCAGAACCCTCCTCCAATTAATCACGAGTCTGGTTTTGGTGCAAAGTTTTCTCAAGGAAGTATGATGAGTTTAGCTTCTGTTGATGGATTGGGCAGTGGAAGCTGCTTCAGTGGGGGACTAACAAATAATCAAGATCAG GGTTTGGACAATAATGTTGTTCCTACAAGGGGTGCTCATGAAGGTACAGTTGATTCGTGGAATATATGTTCTTCGGATTAG
- the LOC120009348 gene encoding uncharacterized protein LOC120009348 isoform X1, with protein MDSGNSGSLQSSSGGGGSDQEYDSRPFFNPLTHLNSISSNTQQQPPSFLLHHHPQQPTFFDPSSFHALSQSVSNPNPFLNLDAIHSQPLRSDVGSNGEDPLSSMQLRSLHDSNVRSSAPSDQNNHNHNGAPAPRKNPKKRTRASRRAPTTVLTTDTSNFRAKVQEFTGIPSPPFTATSYSRRLDLFGSVGLALRSPHFDGPAYPLRPSAQKVQQSPLLSSPSSLMPNLQTQNNILSFQSFLHHQNPPPINHESGFGAKFSQGSMMSLASVDGLGSGSCFSGGLTNNQDQQGMSIRRAYRLSHGGLVKHKLSVARSDQTTMFKMSL; from the exons ATGGATTCTGGTAATAGTGGTAGTTTGCAATCCTCAAGCGGCGGCGGCGGTAGTGATCAAGAGTACGATTCACGGCCTTTCTTTAATCCTCTCACTCATTTAAACTCCATATCATCGAACACACAACAACAACCACCGTCCTTTTTACTGCACCACCACCCACAACAACCCACTTTCTTCGATCCTTCCTCCTTCCACGCTCTCTCTCAATCCGTCTCCAACCCGAATCCGTTTCTAAATCTTGATGCGATTCACTCTCAACCCCTAAGATCTGACGTAGGATCCAACGGCGAGGATCCGTTATCATCGATGCAGCTGCGGTCGCTCCATGATAGTAATGTAAGATCATCTGCACCGTCCGATCAAAACAATCACAATCACAACGGTGCTCCAGCTCCAAGAAAAAACCCCAAAAAGCGAACGAGAGCGTCAAGGCGAGCTCCCACAACCGTTTTGACGACGGACACCTCCAATTTTAGAGCAAAGGTCCAAGAATTCACTGGTATCCCATCGCCGCCGTTTACGGCCACGTCGTATTCTCGTCGGCTCGATCTGTTTGGCTCCGTTGGTTTGGCCTTGCGGTCCCCTCATTTTGATGGACCTGCATACCCTCTGCGTCCGTCGGCTCAAAAGGTTCAGCAATCTCCACTCTTGTCTTCTCCATCATCGTTAATGCCAAACTTGCAAACCCAGAATAATATTCTCTCTTTCCAGTCATTTCTACATCATCAGAACCCTCCTCCAATTAATCACGAGTCTGGTTTTGGTGCAAAGTTTTCTCAAGGAAGTATGATGAGTTTAGCTTCTGTTGATGGATTGGGCAGTGGAAGCTGCTTCAGTGGGGGACTAACAAATAATCAAGATCAG CAAGGGATGTCCATTAGGAGGGCATATAGACTTTCTCACGGGGGTCTAGTAAAACATAAATTATCAGTTGCTAGATCTGACCAAACGACTATGTTTAAGATGTCATTATGA
- the LOC120009348 gene encoding uncharacterized protein LOC120009348 isoform X2, whose translation MDSGNSGSLQSSSGGGGSDQEYDSRPFFNPLTHLNSISSNTQQQPPSFLLHHHPQQPTFFDPSSFHALSQSVSNPNPFLNLDAIHSQPLRSDVGSNGEDPLSSMQLRSLHDSNVRSSAPSDQNNHNHNGAPAPRKNPKKRTRASRRAPTTVLTTDTSNFRAKVQEFTGIPSPPFTATSYSRRLDLFGSVGLALRSPHFDGPAYPLRPSAQKSFLHHQNPPPINHESGFGAKFSQGSMMSLASVDGLGSGSCFSGGLTNNQDQVRHITASFDGNYNSSLNGCKLNFSSASTSDFLNDHKGLDNNVVPTRGAHEGTVDSWNICSSD comes from the exons ATGGATTCTGGTAATAGTGGTAGTTTGCAATCCTCAAGCGGCGGCGGCGGTAGTGATCAAGAGTACGATTCACGGCCTTTCTTTAATCCTCTCACTCATTTAAACTCCATATCATCGAACACACAACAACAACCACCGTCCTTTTTACTGCACCACCACCCACAACAACCCACTTTCTTCGATCCTTCCTCCTTCCACGCTCTCTCTCAATCCGTCTCCAACCCGAATCCGTTTCTAAATCTTGATGCGATTCACTCTCAACCCCTAAGATCTGACGTAGGATCCAACGGCGAGGATCCGTTATCATCGATGCAGCTGCGGTCGCTCCATGATAGTAATGTAAGATCATCTGCACCGTCCGATCAAAACAATCACAATCACAACGGTGCTCCAGCTCCAAGAAAAAACCCCAAAAAGCGAACGAGAGCGTCAAGGCGAGCTCCCACAACCGTTTTGACGACGGACACCTCCAATTTTAGAGCAAAGGTCCAAGAATTCACTGGTATCCCATCGCCGCCGTTTACGGCCACGTCGTATTCTCGTCGGCTCGATCTGTTTGGCTCCGTTGGTTTGGCCTTGCGGTCCCCTCATTTTGATGGACCTGCATACCCTCTGCGTCCGTCGGCTCAAAAG TCATTTCTACATCATCAGAACCCTCCTCCAATTAATCACGAGTCTGGTTTTGGTGCAAAGTTTTCTCAAGGAAGTATGATGAGTTTAGCTTCTGTTGATGGATTGGGCAGTGGAAGCTGCTTCAGTGGGGGACTAACAAATAATCAAGATCAGGTAAGGCATATAACTGCTAGTTTTGATGGGAATTATAATAGTAGTCTTAATGGgtgcaagttaaacttctcatCAGCTTCAACGTCTGATTTTCTAAATGATCACAAGGGTTTGGACAATAATGTTGTTCCTACAAGGGGTGCTCATGAAGGTACAGTTGATTCGTGGAATATATGTTCTTCGGATTAG
- the LOC120009345 gene encoding uncharacterized protein LOC120009345 isoform X1 yields MKPETVTLVLVNVAAIMERADESLLPGVYKEVGAALHADPTRLGTLTLFRSIVQASCYPLAAYLAVRHNRAHVIALGALLWAAATFLVAFSSTFLEVAISRALNGIGLAIVAPAIQSLVADSTSDNNRGMAFGWLQLTGNFGSIIGGLCSVLIAPITLMGIPGWRISFHIVGLISVVVGILVYLFANDPHFSDNNKRVADQVPSISFSSEVKNLVQEAKSVIKIPSFQIIVAQGVTGSFPWSALSFAPMWLELIGFSHGKTAVLMALFVIAGSFGGLFGGRMGDILSMRFPHSGRIMLAQISSASAIPLAAMLLLVLPDDPSTSVLHGLVLMITGFFISWNAPATNNPIFAEIVPEKSRTSVYALDRSFESILSSFAPPVVGILAQHVYGYKPIPNGSSESEEIATDRGNAASLAKALYVAIGIPMALCCLIYSFLYRTYPRDRERAQMEALIGSEMEQILSDDSPVEEEYSRVRFLEQGEAYVKERSINEMYYEGEYDLDPDDIDEKTMLHRELTLRNLGE; encoded by the exons ATGAAGCCGGAGACGGTGACTCTGGTTCTGGTAAACGTGGCCGCGATCATGGAGAGGGCCGATGAGTCTTTGCTTCCTGGAGTCTACAAAGAGGTGGGTGCGGCGCTGCACGCGGACCCGACTAGGCTTGGCACCTTGACCTTGTTCAGATCCATTGTACAGGCCTCTTGCTATCCTCTCGCGGCTTACTTGGCTGTGCGACACAATCGTGCCCACGTTATCGCTCTTGGTGCTTTGCTCTGGGCTGCCGCCACTTTCCTCGTTGCTTTCTCTTCCACTTTCTTGGAG GTGGCTATCTCTAGGGCATTAAATGGGATTGGTCTTGCAATAGTCGCACCTGCAATCCAGTCTCTTGTTGCTGACTCAACTAGTGATAACAATCGTGGTATGGCCTTTGGATGGCTGCAGTTAACAGGCAACTTTGGTTCAATAATTGGTGGGCTCTGTTCAGTATTGATTGCTCCAATAACACTCATGGGAATCCCTGGCTGGAGGATTTCGTTCCATATTGTTGGTCTGATAAGTGTGGTAGTTGGTATCTTAGTCTACCTCTTCGCAAATGATCCACACTTTtcagataataataaaagagtTGCCGATCAAGTCCCAAGCATATCCTTTTCATCAGAAGTGAAGAACCTGGTCCAGGAAGCCAAGTCAGTCATAAAAATTCCATCTTTCCAGATTATAGTGGCCCAGGGTGTCACAGGTTCCTTTCCCTGGTCTGCCTTATCATTTGCACCCATGTGGTTAGAACTCATAGGATTCTCCCATGGGAAAACTGCAGTCCTCATGGCATTGTTTGTGATTGCTGGTTCCTTTGGAGGTCTCTTTGGGGGTAGGATGGGTGATATTCTCTCCATGCGTTTCCCACACTCTGGACGGATAATGCTGGCACAGATAAGTTCAGCATCAGCCATCCCTCTGGCAGCAATGCTTCTGCTGGTTTTACCTGATGATCCATCCACATCTGTGCTGCATGGTTTAGTCTTGATGATCACAGGGTTCTTCATATCCTGGAATGCTCCAGCTACAAACAA TCCAATTTTTGCAGAAATTGTTCCTGAGAAATCTCGGACGAGTGTCTATGCTTTGGATCGATCTTTTGAGTCGATATTATCATCATTTGCTCCTCCGGTTGTTGGAATACTGGCTCAACACGTTTATGGTTATAAACCTATTCCTAATGGATCCAGTGAATCTGAGGAGATTGCCACAGATAGAGGGAATGCTGCCTCTTTGGCTAAGGCACTGTATGTAGCGATTGGAATTCCAATGGCTCTGTGCTGTCTCATCTACTCATTCCTTTATCGTACCTATCCAAGAGACAGGGAACGAGCTCAAATGGAAGCATTAATAGGATCAGAGATGGAACAGATATTGTCAGATGACTCACCTGTGGAAGAAGAATACTCTCGAGTTCGGTTTCTTGAACAAGGAGAAGCATATGTTAAAGAAAGAAGCATCAATGAAATGTATTATGAAGGAGAGTATGACCTTGATCCTGATGACATTGATGAGAAGACAATGCTTCATCGCGAGTTGACACTTAGAAATTTAGGTGAATAG
- the LOC120009345 gene encoding uncharacterized protein LOC120009345 isoform X2, with product MAFGWLQLTGNFGSIIGGLCSVLIAPITLMGIPGWRISFHIVGLISVVVGILVYLFANDPHFSDNNKRVADQVPSISFSSEVKNLVQEAKSVIKIPSFQIIVAQGVTGSFPWSALSFAPMWLELIGFSHGKTAVLMALFVIAGSFGGLFGGRMGDILSMRFPHSGRIMLAQISSASAIPLAAMLLLVLPDDPSTSVLHGLVLMITGFFISWNAPATNNPIFAEIVPEKSRTSVYALDRSFESILSSFAPPVVGILAQHVYGYKPIPNGSSESEEIATDRGNAASLAKALYVAIGIPMALCCLIYSFLYRTYPRDRERAQMEALIGSEMEQILSDDSPVEEEYSRVRFLEQGEAYVKERSINEMYYEGEYDLDPDDIDEKTMLHRELTLRNLGE from the exons ATGGCCTTTGGATGGCTGCAGTTAACAGGCAACTTTGGTTCAATAATTGGTGGGCTCTGTTCAGTATTGATTGCTCCAATAACACTCATGGGAATCCCTGGCTGGAGGATTTCGTTCCATATTGTTGGTCTGATAAGTGTGGTAGTTGGTATCTTAGTCTACCTCTTCGCAAATGATCCACACTTTtcagataataataaaagagtTGCCGATCAAGTCCCAAGCATATCCTTTTCATCAGAAGTGAAGAACCTGGTCCAGGAAGCCAAGTCAGTCATAAAAATTCCATCTTTCCAGATTATAGTGGCCCAGGGTGTCACAGGTTCCTTTCCCTGGTCTGCCTTATCATTTGCACCCATGTGGTTAGAACTCATAGGATTCTCCCATGGGAAAACTGCAGTCCTCATGGCATTGTTTGTGATTGCTGGTTCCTTTGGAGGTCTCTTTGGGGGTAGGATGGGTGATATTCTCTCCATGCGTTTCCCACACTCTGGACGGATAATGCTGGCACAGATAAGTTCAGCATCAGCCATCCCTCTGGCAGCAATGCTTCTGCTGGTTTTACCTGATGATCCATCCACATCTGTGCTGCATGGTTTAGTCTTGATGATCACAGGGTTCTTCATATCCTGGAATGCTCCAGCTACAAACAA TCCAATTTTTGCAGAAATTGTTCCTGAGAAATCTCGGACGAGTGTCTATGCTTTGGATCGATCTTTTGAGTCGATATTATCATCATTTGCTCCTCCGGTTGTTGGAATACTGGCTCAACACGTTTATGGTTATAAACCTATTCCTAATGGATCCAGTGAATCTGAGGAGATTGCCACAGATAGAGGGAATGCTGCCTCTTTGGCTAAGGCACTGTATGTAGCGATTGGAATTCCAATGGCTCTGTGCTGTCTCATCTACTCATTCCTTTATCGTACCTATCCAAGAGACAGGGAACGAGCTCAAATGGAAGCATTAATAGGATCAGAGATGGAACAGATATTGTCAGATGACTCACCTGTGGAAGAAGAATACTCTCGAGTTCGGTTTCTTGAACAAGGAGAAGCATATGTTAAAGAAAGAAGCATCAATGAAATGTATTATGAAGGAGAGTATGACCTTGATCCTGATGACATTGATGAGAAGACAATGCTTCATCGCGAGTTGACACTTAGAAATTTAGGTGAATAG
- the LOC120009346 gene encoding uncharacterized methyltransferase At1g78140, chloroplastic: MASTTHIIGNLSSWLHPIQPNNSRRCFFKPCTFPIFKLKATNFAGTVRAFSTAFIDTKPADEIVVEKGVSTNKNVLACPICYEPLTLIGDSSLSIDSTSTSKLQCKTCKKTYIGNKTHVDLRAASGLKEYADPMPPATELFRLPLVSFLYERGWRQNFALGGFPGKEKEFELAKGYLKPVLGGNIIDASCGSGLFSRLFAKSGLFSMVVALDYSENMLQQCYEFVEKEENFPKEKLTLVRADISRLPFVSSSIDAVHAGAAIHCWPSPSSAVAEISRVLRPGGVLVATTFILDGPFTFIPFFGIISQKLTQISGNRFFQSEREFEELCGACGLVGFQCIRNQRFVMFSARKPS, from the exons ATGGCGAGCACAACACATATCATAGGCAACCTCTCCTCCTGGCTTCAtcccattcaacccaataactCGAGGCGATGTTTCTTCAAACCCTGCACTTTCCCAATCTTTAAACTCAAAGCCACCAACTTCGCGGGAACAGTTCGCGCTTTTTCCACAGCTTTTATTGATACCAAGCCTGCG GATGAAATTGTTGTTGAGAAGGGGGTCAGCACCAATAAGAACGTCTTAGCTTGTCCTATATGCTATGAACCGTTGACTTTGATTGGTGATTCCAGCTTATCCAT AGATTCTACATCAACATCTAAGTTGCAGTGTAAGACTTGTAAAAAGACTTACATTGGGAATAAAACGCATGTTGATCTCAGAGCAGCTAGTGGGTTGAAGGAATATGCTGATCCAATGCCACCGGCCACAGAACTTTTTAG ACTTCCGCTGGTATCATTTCTATATGAAAGGGGTTGGCGTCAAAATTTTGCATTGGGTGGTTTTCCGGGCAAAGAGAAAGAG TTTGAATTGGCTAAGGGCTACCTAAAGCCGGTTTTAGGTGGAAATATCATTGATGCAAGTTGTGGTAGTGGCTTATTTTCAAGACTTTTTGCTAAGAGTGGGTTGTTCTCTATGGTTGTTGCTTTGGACTACTCCGAGAACATGCTGCAGCAATGCTACGAGTTTGTTGAAAAGGAGGAAAACTTTCCAAAAGA GAAGTTGACGTTGGTGAGAGCTGATATATCTAGACTCCCCTTTGTTTCAAGTTCCATTGATGCTGTGCACGCTGGTGCTGCTATACATTGTTGGCCTTCACCTTCCTCAGCA GTAGCTGAAATAAGTAGAGTTCTGAGGCCTGGAGGAGTGTTGGTTGCTACCACCTTCATACTTGATGGGCCATTTACTTTTATTCCCTTCTTTGGGATTATAAGCCAG AAATTAACTCAGATATCAGGCAATCGCTTCTTTCAATCGGAGCGTGAATTTGAAGAGCTCTGCGGAGCCTGTGGATTAGTTGGTTTTCAATGCATAAGAAATCAGCGCTTTGTAATGTTCTCTGCCAGAAAACCCAGCTAA
- the LOC120009351 gene encoding uncharacterized protein LOC120009351: protein MERTTPVRKPHTSTADLLTWSENPPADSPPGGSASRSATRSHQPSDGISKVVFGGQVTDEEVESLNKRKPCSGYKMKEMTGSGIFAADGENDVSESNDSNLSLNGRTGVRIYQQALAGISHISFAEEESVSPKKPTTLPEVAKQRELSGTLESEAEAEARLKRQLSDAKCKELSGHDIFAPVPEILPRPTAVRALALKESIQIGETSPSDPAGGQTSEEPVNKTAKKIYNQKFAELSGNNIFKGDVPPSSAEKPLSSAKLREISGSNIFADGKAESRDYLGGVRKPPGGESSIALV from the exons ATGGAAAGGACCACGCCGGTGAGGAAGCCACACACATCCACCGCAGATCTGCTCACGTGGTCGGAGAATCCTCCCGCCGATTCGCCCCCCGGTGGCTCTGCTTCTCGTTCTGCTACCCGTTCACATCAG CCGTCCGATGGGATCAGTAAGGTGGTGTTTGGAGGTCAAGTGACGGACGAGGAGGTTGAGAGCTTAAACAAAAG GAAACCTTGCTCAGGGTATAAAATGAAAGAGATGACTGGAAGTGGCATTTTTGCAGCCGACGGTGAAAATGATGTATCCGAATCCAACGATTCTAACCTTTCTCTGAATGGCAGAACAGGAGTACGAATTTACCAG CAAGCATTGGCTGGTATCAGTCATATTTCTTTTGCTGAGGAGGAGAGTGTCTCCCCCAAAAAGCCAACTACTCTTCCTGAGGTAGCAAAGCAGCGAGAGCTAAGTGGAACACTAGAAAGTGAGGCCGAGGCCGAGGCAAGGTTGAAAAGGCAGCTTTCTGATGCTAAATGCAAGGAACTCAGTGGACATGATATCTTTGCACCCGTGCCTGAAATTTTACCACGACCAACAGCTGTACGTGCATTGGCATTGAAAGAAAGCATCCAAATTGGAGAAACTTCTCCAAGTGAT CCTGCTGGAGGTCAAACAAGTGAGGAACCCGTGAACAAGACAGCCAAGAAAATTTACAATCAGAAATTTGCTGAACTATCGGGAAACAACATATTCAAGGGTGATGTTCCTCCATCATCTGCCGAGAAACCTCTGAGTTCAGCTAAATTGCGAGAGATTAGTGGCAGCAACATTTTCGCTGATGGGAAGGCAGAGTCTCGAGACTACTTAGGCGGTGTTCGCAAACCCCCTGGCGGAGAGAGCAGCATTGCACTGGTCTAA